Proteins from a single region of Salvia miltiorrhiza cultivar Shanhuang (shh) unplaced genomic scaffold, IMPLAD_Smil_shh original_scaffold_305, whole genome shotgun sequence:
- the LOC131003999 gene encoding uncharacterized protein LOC131003999, with protein MAEQRKGNLSTLERNKVAQFLLQKSCNGKLNHGAQKEASTSFGITRKSIYKIWKIAEQQLVSGNPVILLPRKQGNQHKDRMKLDVEKVRNLSVLQRFTIRKMAVHLSVSKSQVGNWIKERQIRAHTSAIKPTLNEVNKLARLRWSLSHLSPDISNGKLDFTGMHNTIHIDEKWFYITKCSDRYYLLPDEEDPYRSCKSKRFITKVMFMCAVTRPLYSSDGELIFDGKIGIFPFTTKEPAKRNSKNRLKGTLETKPIQAITKSVIKDCIIKQVVIFCL; from the coding sequence ATGGCTGAACAGAGAAAGGGAAATTTATCAACACTAGAGCGTAATAAAGTCGCTCAATTTCTCCTTCAAAAAAGCTGCAACGGAAAGCTGAATCATGGAGCTCAAAAAGAGGCTTCTACATCTTTTGGTATCACCCGAAAATCAATCTACAAGATCTGGAAAATTGCAGAGCAGCAACTAGTCTCTGGAAACCCTGTCATATTGCTGCCAAGAAAACAAGGTAATCAACACAAGGATAGAATGAAACTTGATGTAGAAAAAGTTAGAAACCTTTCTGTGCTTCAAAGGTTTACAATAAGAAAGATGGCAGTACATCTTAGTGTTAGCAAAAGCCAAGTTGGCAACTGGATAAAGGAAAGGCAGATAAGGGCACACACAAGTGCAATAAAGCCAACACTTAATGAGGTGAACAAGCTTGCAAGGCTACGTTGGAGTTTGAGTCATTTGAGTCCAGATATATCAAATGGAAAGCTGGATTTTACAGGAATGCACAACACAATTCACATAGACGAAAAATGGTTTTATATCACAAAGTGCTCAGATAGGTACTATCTTCTTCCAGATGAAGAAGATCCCTACAGATCATGTAAGTCGAAAAGATTCATCACTAAAGTGATGTTCATGTGCGCTGTTACCAGACCACTATATTCAAGTGATGGGGAGCTCATATTCGATGGAAAAATTGGAATATTTCCATTCACTACAAAGGAGCCAGCAAAAAGAAATTCCAAGAACAGATTAAAGGGCACATTGGAGACCAAACCAATTCAAGCTATCACAAAGTCAGTCATAAAGGACTGTATCATCAAACAGGTAGTAATTTTCTGTTTATGA